From Vicugna pacos chromosome 6, VicPac4, whole genome shotgun sequence, a single genomic window includes:
- the CLEC14A gene encoding C-type lectin domain family 14 member A — protein MRPAFALCLLWQAFWPRPGHGEHPTADRAGCSASGACYSLHHATFKRQEAEEACNLRGGALSTVRGGAELRAVLALLRAGPRPGEGFKDLLFWVALERRRSHCTLENEPLRGFSWLSPDVGESESDTLQWVEEPQRSCTARSCAGLQATGGIEPAGWKEMRCQRRADGYLCKYQFEGLCPAPHPGAASNLSYRAPFQLYSAALDFSPPGTKVSALCPGQLSITATCTADEVGARWDRIPSGAVLCPCPGRYLRAGRCAELPDCLDDLGGFACECAAGFVLGKDGRSCVTSGEGQPAPGGTKVPTWHPAATAASPVPKRTWSPSVQEESRQTPRAPGQGLSATSIPEIPGWGEQSTISTLQMSPQTESKADVTNSGRVIPKPNSTSSSDSPQALDSSSTVVLLLVSIAVVVLVILTMTVLGLFKLCFHKSPSPPPRKGPLAPRGIESDAEAAALNSNSVHCTDNGVKVRDCGLQDRVEGASLTGSSLGSGDT, from the coding sequence ATGAGGCCGGCGTTCGCCCTGTGCCTCCTGTGGCAGGCGTTCTGGCCCCGGCCGGGCCATGGCGAACACCCCACCGCCGACCGCGCGGGCTGCTCGGCCTCGGGGGCCTGCTACAGCCTGCACCACGCCACCTTCAAGCGGCAGGAGGCCGAAGAGGCCTGCAACCTGCGCGGCGGGGCGCTCAGCACCGTGCGCGGGGGCGCCGAGCTCCGCGCGGTGCTCGCTCTCCTGCGGGCAGGCCCGCGGCCCGGAGAGGGCTTCAAAGACCTTCTATTCTGGGTGGCGCTGGAGCGCAGGCGATCCCACTGCACCCTGGAGAACGAGCCGTTGCGGGGTTTCTCTTGGCTGTCCCCCGACGTCGGCGAGTCAGAAAGCGACACGCTGCAGTGGGTGGAGGAGCCCCAACGCTCCTGCACCGCTCGCAGTTGCGCGGGACTCCAGGCCACCGGGGGAATCGAGCCCGCAGGCTGGAAGGAGATGCGATGCCAGCGGCGCGCCGACGGCTACCTGTGCAAGTACCAGTTTGAGGGCTTGTGCCCCGCTCCGCACCCCGGGGCCGCTTCTAACTTGAGCTACCGCGCGCCCTTTCAACTCTACAGCGCGGCGCTGGACTTCAGTCCCCCCGGGACCAAGGTGAGTGCGCTCTGCCCGGGGCAGCTCTCCATCACAGCCACCTGCACCGCGGACGAGGTCGGCGCGCGCTGGGACAGGATACCCTCCGGGGCCGTGCTCTGTCCCTGTCCCGGGAGATACCTCCGTGCTGGCAGATGCGCGGAGCTCCCTGACTGCCTAGATGACTTGGGAGGCTTTGCTTGTGAATGTGCTGCGGGCTTTGTGCTGGGGAAAGACGGACGCTCTTGTGTAACCAGTGGGGAAGGACAGCCGGCCCCTGGAGGGACCAAGGTGCCCACCTGGCacccagcagccactgcagccagCCCCGTGCCGAAGAGAACGTGGTCACCCAGTGTCCAGGAGGAGTCAAGACAGACACCCCGTGCCCCCGGACAAGGCCTTTCAGCAACATCTATTCCCGAGATTCCTGGGTGGGGAGAGCAGAGCACGATATCTACCCTTCAAATGTCCCCTCAAACTGAGTCAAAGGCCGACGTCACCAATTCAGGAAGGGTGATTCCGAAGCCTAATTCCACATCTTCCTCTGACAGTCCCCAGGCTTTGGATTCCTCCTCCACCGTGGTCTTACTACTTGTTAGCATAGCGGTAGTAGTGTTGGTGATACTGACCATGACAGTGCTGGGGcttttcaaactctgcttccACAAGAGCCCTTCCCCTCCGCCAAGAAAGGGGCCTTTGGCCCCACGGGGCATAGAGAGTGATGCTGAGGCTGCTGCTCTGAACTCTAATTCTGTACATTGCACAGACAACGGGGTTAAGGTCAGGGACTGTGGTCTGCAGGACAGAGTCGAGGGAGCCTCACTGACAGGCTCCTCTCTTGGCTCTGGGGACACATAG